Proteins encoded within one genomic window of Polaribacter sp. NJDZ03:
- a CDS encoding heavy-metal-associated domain-containing protein: MKKLLFVFSLCLIGFSTQSQEVKKNKSAKVSIEVDGICGMCKKRIETAALKTKGVKFAIWSVETHQLNVILDERKTDVETIQQSVLAVGHDIVLDKENTLIATDEAYGSVHGCCKYREEEIIKDHNGELKKQKKN, from the coding sequence ATGAAAAAATTACTATTCGTATTCAGTTTATGTTTGATTGGTTTCTCTACACAATCACAAGAAGTAAAAAAGAATAAAAGTGCAAAAGTATCTATAGAAGTAGATGGTATTTGTGGTATGTGTAAAAAACGTATAGAAACAGCTGCTTTAAAAACAAAAGGTGTAAAGTTTGCAATTTGGAGTGTAGAAACGCATCAGTTAAATGTAATTTTAGACGAACGTAAAACCGATGTTGAAACGATTCAGCAAAGTGTTTTGGCTGTAGGTCATGATATTGTTTTAGATAAAGAAAATACATTAATTGCAACAGATGAAGCGTATGGTTCTGTACATGGTTGTTGTAAGTACAGAGAAGAAGAAATAATTAAAGACCATAATGGAGAATTGAAAAAGCAAAAGAAGAATTAA
- a CDS encoding carboxypeptidase-like regulatory domain-containing protein, with amino-acid sequence MKKYILSSFLLFIPVILFSQTTFKGMIMDKNNPKDNLGVANVTVHWLNTNVSAITNNKGWFIIDYKPEYKKLVVNYLGYKTDTLTIENLDPIHHYITQEGNLDEVIIKSKRNAIQKSFLSTANMFTVNSEELLKAACCNLAESFETNPSIDVSFSDALTGTKQIQMLGLTSPYLSITQENIPSVRGASQVFGMTFTPGTWVESIQITKGAGSVVNGYESISGQINAELVKPFSDNKFFVNAYSSLNGRLELNTHFNQKVSDKWSTGVYLHGNYRGEKFDKNNDNFLDSPLANQINVMNRWQYVDAEKGWVSFINVRFLNDEKQTGEIDFNPSLDKGTNNTWGSEIDTKRFETSAKLGYVFPELPFQSVSLQFAYSNHQQDSYFGQKIYNIEHQSIFSNIIFNSIIGDTRNKFKTGLSFTHDNYEELVNITEYDRKETSAGAFFEYAFDNLNDFSLTAGLRIDTHNLLGTFVTPRIHARYVPWENSVFRASAGRGKRSANIFAENQQLFASSRVINIDDVGGNIYGLNPEVAWNYGVSYMQRFNLFNKKGDVTFDFYQTDFTNQVVVDWENPQEIAFYNLNGKSIANSFQVELNYNIAPYFNFRTAYKYFDISTDYTSGNLQKPIQPKNRFFANLSYETPVKENNAHWKFDVTFNNIGEQRLPNTAPNPAQYQLATYSGSYQLLNSQITKVFSDKFEVYIGAENLTNVQQKNPILGSDNPFGAYFDSTIVYSPIFGRAFYTGLRFKIK; translated from the coding sequence ATGAAAAAATATATACTTAGTAGTTTTCTACTATTTATTCCTGTCATACTCTTTTCTCAAACTACATTTAAAGGGATGATTATGGACAAAAATAATCCTAAAGATAATTTAGGAGTTGCCAATGTAACTGTACATTGGTTAAACACAAACGTAAGTGCAATTACAAACAATAAAGGTTGGTTTATTATAGATTACAAACCTGAATATAAAAAATTAGTAGTTAATTATTTAGGGTATAAAACCGATACTTTAACTATTGAAAACTTAGATCCTATTCATCATTATATTACTCAAGAAGGTAATTTAGATGAAGTTATTATTAAAAGTAAACGAAATGCAATTCAGAAATCTTTTTTGTCTACCGCCAATATGTTTACGGTAAATTCAGAAGAATTATTAAAAGCAGCTTGTTGTAACCTAGCAGAAAGTTTTGAAACCAACCCATCTATAGATGTTAGCTTTTCTGATGCTTTAACAGGTACAAAGCAAATACAAATGTTGGGTTTAACGAGCCCGTATTTGTCAATTACACAAGAAAACATTCCCTCTGTAAGAGGTGCAAGTCAGGTTTTTGGAATGACTTTTACACCAGGTACTTGGGTAGAAAGTATTCAGATTACAAAAGGAGCAGGTTCTGTTGTTAATGGTTACGAGAGCATATCCGGACAAATAAATGCAGAATTGGTAAAGCCTTTTTCTGATAATAAATTCTTTGTAAATGCCTATTCTTCTTTAAATGGAAGACTTGAGTTAAATACACATTTTAACCAAAAAGTATCTGATAAATGGTCTACAGGTGTCTATTTACACGGAAATTATAGGGGTGAAAAATTTGATAAAAACAATGATAATTTTTTAGACAGTCCTTTAGCGAATCAAATAAATGTAATGAACCGTTGGCAATATGTAGATGCAGAAAAAGGTTGGGTGAGTTTTATTAATGTGCGTTTTTTAAATGATGAAAAACAAACAGGAGAGATTGATTTTAACCCATCTTTAGATAAAGGGACAAATAATACTTGGGGAAGTGAAATAGATACCAAACGTTTTGAGACTTCTGCTAAATTAGGATATGTTTTTCCAGAATTGCCTTTTCAAAGTGTAAGTCTTCAGTTTGCGTATAGCAACCATCAACAAGATTCTTATTTTGGACAAAAAATTTACAATATAGAACATCAAAGTATCTTTTCTAATATTATTTTCAATTCTATAATAGGGGATACTAGAAATAAGTTTAAAACAGGACTTAGTTTTACGCATGATAATTATGAAGAATTGGTAAACATTACTGAGTACGATAGAAAAGAAACTTCTGCGGGAGCCTTTTTTGAATATGCGTTCGATAATTTGAATGATTTTAGTTTAACAGCAGGTTTGCGTATAGATACTCATAATTTATTAGGAACTTTTGTAACCCCTAGAATTCATGCAAGATATGTACCTTGGGAAAACAGTGTTTTTAGAGCATCTGCAGGAAGAGGAAAAAGAAGTGCTAATATTTTTGCAGAAAATCAACAATTGTTTGCAAGTTCAAGAGTTATTAATATTGATGATGTTGGTGGTAATATCTACGGATTAAATCCGGAAGTTGCATGGAACTACGGAGTTTCTTACATGCAAAGATTTAATTTATTCAATAAAAAAGGAGATGTTACTTTCGATTTTTATCAGACAGATTTTACAAACCAAGTAGTGGTAGATTGGGAAAATCCACAAGAAATAGCATTCTATAATTTAAACGGAAAAAGTATCGCAAATAGTTTTCAGGTTGAATTGAATTATAACATTGCACCGTATTTTAATTTTAGAACAGCGTATAAGTATTTTGATATTTCTACGGATTATACTTCGGGGAATTTGCAAAAACCGATTCAACCTAAAAATAGATTTTTTGCAAACCTTTCTTATGAAACACCTGTAAAAGAAAATAATGCACACTGGAAATTTGATGTTACTTTTAATAACATTGGGGAGCAGCGTTTACCAAATACTGCGCCTAACCCAGCACAATATCAGTTGGCAACATATTCAGGTTCTTATCAATTGTTAAATTCACAAATAACCAAAGTGTTTTCAGACAAGTTTGAAGTGTATATTGGTGCAGAGAACTTGACAAATGTTCAGCAGAAAAATCCTATTTTAGGTAGTGACAATCCTTTTGGGGCCTATTTTGATAGTACCATTGTGTATTCTCCAATTTTTGGAAGAGCATTTTATACAGGATTAAGATTTAAGATTAAATAA
- a CDS encoding exosortase F system-associated protein: MSKYLKIVLIFLLFVLLIAVRAFQTNLFYDPLIMYFKNDYLYTGIQNIVAWKLVINMLFRYIINSVISLGIIWVLFERKDYLKFASYFLMIAFVILIILFVFLLKDNFKSGYLLPFYIRRFLIHPLFLLILLPAFYYQKMSNK; this comes from the coding sequence ATGAGTAAATACCTAAAAATAGTATTAATATTCTTGCTTTTTGTGTTGTTAATTGCTGTAAGAGCTTTTCAAACGAATTTGTTTTATGACCCTTTAATCATGTATTTTAAAAATGATTATTTGTACACAGGTATTCAGAATATAGTTGCTTGGAAGCTGGTAATAAATATGTTATTTAGGTATATTATAAATTCTGTAATTTCATTAGGTATAATTTGGGTGTTGTTTGAGCGTAAAGATTATTTAAAATTTGCTAGTTATTTTTTAATGATAGCATTTGTAATTCTTATTATTCTGTTTGTTTTTTTACTAAAGGATAATTTTAAAAGTGGCTATTTGCTGCCGTTTTACATTCGTAGATTTTTAATACATCCACTATTTTTACTAATATTGCTTCCTGCTTTCTATTATCAAAAAATGAGTAATAAGTAA
- the xrtF gene encoding exosortase family protein XrtF — protein sequence MKKHKSIIIFLIKFFVTYFLLVTIYNSYLQHSQEKEGIYKTASITTLVADQTVKVLTFFDYNVEAIQHDKEVSVKLIIEGKYTARVIEGCNSVSLIILFISFIIAFSGSLKATFLYSLFGSLFIYTINVLRIAFLTVMIYKYPENQELLHGLVFPAIIYGAIFMLWVIWVNQFSKFKK from the coding sequence GTGAAGAAACATAAAAGCATCATCATTTTTCTAATTAAGTTTTTTGTAACTTATTTTTTATTAGTTACAATTTATAACAGTTACTTACAGCATTCTCAAGAAAAGGAAGGGATTTATAAAACAGCATCCATAACAACACTTGTGGCAGACCAAACGGTAAAAGTGCTTACTTTTTTCGATTATAATGTAGAAGCTATTCAGCATGATAAAGAAGTTTCTGTAAAACTAATTATAGAAGGTAAATATACCGCTAGGGTTATAGAAGGGTGTAATTCTGTTAGTTTAATTATTTTATTTATATCTTTTATTATTGCTTTTTCAGGGTCTTTAAAAGCTACTTTCTTATACTCTCTGTTTGGTAGTTTGTTTATTTATACAATTAATGTATTAAGAATTGCATTTCTAACAGTAATGATTTATAAATATCCAGAAAATCAAGAACTCTTACATGGTTTGGTATTTCCAGCTATTATTTATGGTGCTATTTTTATGCTTTGGGTTATTTGGGTTAATCAATTTTCTAAGTTTAAAAAATGA